tgagcaccgctgggtgtggcccaaaaaccaaaaaaaaaaaaaaaaaaaaaaaaaatacaagttatggggccagagagagagagagaaagcacagctatagggcgtttgccttgcatgcagaaggacagtggttcgaatcccagcatcccatatggtccctgagcctgccaggagcgattctgagcatagagccaggagtaacccctgagcgatgccgggtgtgatccaataaataaataaagtctaacTAGATATTGTTCTAGGCAAAGCTTGAAACAATAAACTGACATACAGGACAGCCCAAGCCTCAAACCCTGGGCAAAGGGTAGGGCCCAGGAAGCCAAGAATGCCTTGCTCTTGTCATTTATTAAACTAGATATTGCTCCTGGTAAGCCTTGAAACATAGCATAGCATAACTGAGGGAACAATGAGCTGAAATTCAGGTGGGATGGGAGAGATGTTTGAAATTGCTGCATTTTCTCTTAATGATTTATTGAATGATATCTCAAAACATATTCTGAAGTGTACCTTTGTAGTGTTTTTGAACAATTTTATAGTTTCAGTAAGTAATAgtgattttataactttattaggTAGTGGGTGTGATTCAAATAGGATTATACTAgtaatttctgtttttccttGCTTTTGGGGACTTTTGAGTTGATTCTTAGCTGATATACGCTCTATCATTATAGGCTGCGATTATAAGGTAAAAAGACCAGGCCTGTAGAGCGAACCAGACATTAGAGCACCCACGTCCCCTCCCCTAGCGCTGACTCTCCACAAGACATCTTAGATCACAAGAGGAAGGGACTGAAATGAGAAGGTCCTTGAAAGGGATGACTACATGTGTTTACTATTTAATCAATAACCTAAAGCACACAGATCAGAACCTACCCAAAGACCACCTGAAGGGTCCAACCCATATCTCTGCATTCCATCAGGATGAGTGAGGACTGGGATGGCTAGTGTCAGAGGGTGGCTGGAATAAACAAGGAATCGTGCCTTTTTCTGCTTGAATTATAAGTTATGTGAACCAATAAAATGTTTGAAGTTTTAAACCTTATTATCATATGGATTACTATAAAAGTCCTGGGTTTCTAAGACTCGGGGTCCACTGGTGAACTTGCTGTGTCAAGAGACAGTGTACCCCAGAGCTCTGGAGAAATAAACctgctttgcttttgctttctctGAAGGTATTGTTCGTGGTCCTTATTGAGGTGGTGGGCTTTTCTGAGACCCTGGGCCCGAGGCTGTCTCGGACCTTGGGCCTTCCCAGGCCCTAGGCTTTCCTGATCCCTTATACAAaagtaactttttttgggggtgagggggatttgggccacactcagcagcgctcaaggtttattcctggctctacgctcagcaatcgctcccagcaggcttgggggaccatatggggatcaaaccggggtccgtcccgggtcagcctcttgcaatacaaacaccctaccactatgctatccctcGGGCCCTCTGAGTAACTTCTGGAGTGGCCCTGGGatacaacagcaataacaaaccCAAGGGCTGGAGCGACTGCACAGCGGGTAAGACACTtgtagccaaccagggttcaatccctgacatcccatatggtctccagagcctaccCGGAGCAAACCCttagtgccgctgggtgtggcgcccaaacaaaacttaaaaatccaGATGCTATCAATTTACCTCCAAGAGATCCCTTGTTTgccacttttctttattttgtggtttttgggtcacacccggtggtgctcaggggttactcctggttccatgttcagttgttgctcctggcaggcacgggggaccatctggggcgccgggattcgatgTTTGTCACTTTCAGGAGCGAGGAATAAGTACACGTTGAGCTCTGCCCAGCCAGGGTTTATTCTGAGAGCCGAGCATTGGCGACAAGTCAAGTCACCAGGGTGGGACCCACATCGGGATCCTCGGGGAGGTCGGGAGCGCCCTGGTCTTGCCCAGAAGCTCGACGCTTCTCCAGTTTGGCCGTCAACTCTCTGGCCGGGTTGAAGACGCCGTTGGTCTGCCGGTCGCACACGTAGCAGCGCGAGGTGGTGCGGTAGTGCTGCAGCGCGCAGCTCTCGCAAAAATAATGCCGGCACTTGGTGACCACGGGGGCCTGGAAGGGCTGGCGACACAGGAGGCACTTGAAGGGGATCCCCTCGTCGTCGTCGCTGCGGACTTCGTAGTTCTCATCCTCGCAGAGGCCGTAGCGGCCCTCGCCCAGCTCCCGCTCCATCTGCCAGCCGGGCTTGTAGTCCGAGCGGTCGTGGAGGAACTTGCAGCTGTCCCCGAAGCCGCAGAAGCCCGTCTCCTGGTAGTCCTTGCAGAGGTCGGGCTGGTAGTCCCAGCGCACGGTGGCGCGGAGGTGCTCCGGGGCGCGGACCGGGCCCTGGCGCGGCCTCGGGAGCGTCTGGTAGTGGCGGAGGCCCTGGTAGACCCGGCCGTCGCCCTGGCCGGGCCGCGCCTCTCGCATCTCCCGGCCGCGCTCGAGGACGGCCCGGGCGTCGCGCTCCGTCTGCGTCTCCGTGTGCAGCTCGTTGGCGGCCGTGGCGCCCATGTCCTCGGGCCCCACCGGCCGGGCCGAGCGGGTGGACTTGTAGACGACGCCCAGGCCCTCGGACTCCCGCGCCTGCTGCTCCTCGCTGCTCAGCTGGCCGCACGACGCCTTCTGCTGGCCAACGCCTCGCGTCGTCTGGATCATCGGGCCGTGCAGGGGCCGCTTCTTCCCGGGCCGCACCACGGTGGTGTGACCTTCGTCGCTGCTGCCGTCGCTGCCCTCGGAGGAGTCGGGCCCAGGAGCCGGGCGCTTCCGGAGGCCGGCGACGCCTTTTCGCCTCGGCTTTATCAGAAGGAAGGGGCAGACTTCATCTGCAGGCTTCCCAGAGGTGGCTTCTTCGGCCATCTTCGAGGTCCAAGCTGCAGAGTGGGCCTGGCCGTGCTGGATGACGTCGGGTGGCGCGTCAAgttgcacgcacgcacgcatgcacgcgCGCGCCGAATCCCTGGACCAAAgggccaggagtcatttcttttttgggggatttgttttgggggtcacacccggcagagctcaggggggctactcctggctctatgctcagaaatcgcccctggcaggcttcggggaccataggggatcctgggattcgaaccaccgtccttctacatgcaaggcaaacgcactacctcggtgctatctctccggccctgaattaatttttgtaccttttcactgagtgaattatttcctgcggatctctacaactggaactgttccccttGTTCTAATCGgtcaggggaatgggaactgcctttcctgtctgggagctcggtgggaatcaaacctcagccagtctcctagagaatgtgacacttcaggcgtttgccttgcatgcagtagaacggtggttcgaatcccggcatcccatgtggttcccccgagcctgccaggagcgatttctgagcgtagagccaggaggaacccctaagcactaccggagctacccaaaaacaaaacaaacaaaaatggattcaggaaatccagtgctcaagcaaggaattcaaaccacaaaagctttttttgctcctaagatggagtgcagctcagtggaagaagaccaaagaatgagctcctgccttcctcagacctctgcttttattgacaagaatcagtcacaggcctgagctctgctgggtgtgacccaaaaaccaaaaaaaaaaaaaaaaaaaaagaatcagtccCACCCTAAGGTGAGAGCAGAATACTaaataaggaataatccaattttttttttttttttggtttttgggccacacccggtaatgctcaggggttactcctggctatgcactcagaagttgctcctggcttggggggccatatgggacgccggggcagacaccttacctcctctGCTGGCCCCGTCAATAttctatcaccaggtcacaccctagggtggagtacaatgaatgattagggtaggatcagtaacccaacaaacaccctacctccatgctatctctctggccccaggagtaatttctaagtgcaggataggaattatctctgagtgtccaggtgtgaccccccccccccaaagtgtcAAGAAAAATTAGCTAAGGCAGAAGGTACAATTGGTAATTCATAGTCCAAGGAGTTTAGGGAAAAACTTAATTTGACATTATCTCTAGCTTCCAAAGAATGGTGTTGGGGGGGGAGATGACTTTCATAACTGTTGTTAAATGCAATTTAAATGTAATTGCAATTTCTTGGTGCGATTCAATGAGGCAGCCTCCCAGaaaggacagaaggtggtttacTTTATCCCGGCTGTACCAGAgtcaccatacacacacacacacacacacacacacacacacacacacacacacacacacacacacacacacacaccacataccatgcacacacacacacaccatgacgCTACACTGAAAATTGTATACAAGTAATACAGAAATGTGATTGTTTTGTAAATTACAGCACCTCAGACAAAAACAGTTCCCTAAGCCAAATCCAAGTTTCTTTCGTAAAGGTTATATTTTCAGGCCACGTTTTATGTATGAGTCAGGCCTAGATATTTATAGCCATGTAGTACAAGCAATTGGGGGGTGTGTGGCCTCTTTTTaaaccatactcagtggtgctcagctgCTCCTGAAGGGGAGCTCTAGGAGCcgtatgtggtgtcagggattaaaccaggttttccacatgcaagaaaaatgcccataCTTTATCTTGAACCTGACATTCTTGGAGTATGTAaccaaaattgttttttgtttccctcttttttttttttttttttggtttttggtttttgggtcacatctggcattgctcaggggttactcctggctgtctgctcagaaatagctcctggcaggcacaggggaccatatgggacaccaggattcgaaccaaccacctttggtcctggatcggctgcttgcaaggcaaatgccgctgtgctatctctccgggctctgttTTCCTCTTTTCTAACCCATTTTTATTCGATAAGATCTTTTTCTCTGCATGAAAGACCAAAAGAGACCAATCTTATCAGCATGTCCTATACATATTTAAGGAAGAATAATCCTAGTTCTGCAAAATTTTCCATAATGCATATATATCACTTCCCAAAGCTAGCATAACTGATACCAAAATGGTGTGAAAGGAAAATCTGAGGCAATTCCATCCACAAATGTACAATGTTGACTACTGAACAGTAAATCAGATAAGGGAGAGTATATATTTTAAGTCTGTTATCAAATAGGGTTATGCAGGAAATTACagggggccggaacaatagcacaatggccatccttggttagatcccaggcatcccatatgatctgaacctgccaggagaaatttctgagcataaatccaggagtaaaccgaGGGTGGCAGGGTGTAGCCCCCTCCAATCGATATTACACAAGTACATTATGACCAGTCTGGGTGGATGAGAGGAAGGTCAGGCTGGGTCTTAGACATGCTTGTACCTGCAAGTTCTAGAGTTTACAAGTACTTAGTGCCTCCTGTGTGAGAAAATGATTATAATGCTAGAAAAAATGATTGCAGGAATGGGCAAGATAATAATACTAGGGTTAAAAgatgtttgcaaaaaaaaaaaagatgtttgccttgtatgcccaTGGTTCAATCCCAAGAACTCACATGATTCAACTccaccccagccctgccaggagtgatctcagcacTAAGACCTGAGCACAACTGATGTATCCCAACTTCACCCTTCCTATAAGTAATAAAATCCTATGAAGGATACATTCAGGAGGTCTCAGATAACTTCCTGTGCATATGCTTTACCATTTACACTTCTCTCTTACCTCTAAATATAATCCTGTATGGCCTGTGATAACAACTTGAGTGGTGGCGCACATGTCTCCCATGGATAAGAtgctccctttatttttcttttgtttttgaccacacccagcggtgctcaggaactactccaggctcagcacccaggaatcacacctaatgtgttcagaggaccatacgagatgccagggattacgggtaggctgtgtgcaaggcaagatcccttcCCACTCATCATTCAGGCCTCAAGATGCTTGGGTCTAATCATGTACCCTCCATGAGAGGTGGGACACAGGCAAACCGATTCCAATAAGTCGAGTTAAGACATCTTGGGAAGCGGGGGAGAGTGGGTGCGAGAGAAGAGAGTATTAGGGAGGgctgagagggaaactggggacgttggtggcgggaaatgtgcactggtgaagtgttggtggcgggaaatgtgcactggtgaagttcgtcgtacattgtgtgactggaaatgaatcatgaacaactatgtgtggggaaaaaaacttaCAAATCTTGGGCCCCGAGCAgtagatagcacaacggtagggcacttgccttgcatgtggctgacccaggacggacctcggttcgatttctggcgtcccatatggtccccggagccagaagctatttctgagcgcacagccagtagtaacccctgagcgtcaccgatgtggccccaaaaccaaaaaccaaaacaaacagaaaaagacttacgaaccttgtaaccacggtgtttaagttaaaaaataaaacgggAAGGAAAAGATTGGGCGAGGGCTCAAAGGGCGGGAATGCTGACCCTTGGGGCAAAAAGGAGCAGGGATTTCAGGGGACACAGGGCGTGTGATTGCTGGTTCAAAGGGCGGGAATGCTGACCCTTGGGGCAAAAAGGAGCAGGGATTTGAGGGGGACAGGGCGTGTGATTGCTGGCTCAGCCTCAGGCCTTGGGGTCGAGAGACGAGGTCTGGGAGAGGATGGAGCAAAAGCCACCacgtccaggggccagagaggggcATGCAACTACGGCGCTAGCCTTGCAGCGACTTCCATCCTCGACATCCCATCTAATCCCGAGTACCGCCGGGCGTGATCCCCTCAAAAGCAAAAGAACGGAACCCCTCGAGTGAGTCCAGCCCGCAGTGTGCACGACACCTCTCGCACTGGGACTGAAGGAGTGCGGTCCGCCAGCATGGACAGCGGGCGAGTGCGGGGCAGACGCACCGCAGCCGGAAGTAGCAGTGGAAAACCACGCCCCTCGGTGGGCGGAGCTCGCGCCGCGCGTGCGCACTGGAGCGGAACCGCAGACGCGGCGGTGACGCAATCAATGAGCGCCGGCGTCGCGGCTGCGGCTTCCTCTCGAGGAAgcgcggcggtggcggcggcgagCAGGCCGATCAGCAGCTCGGCGGTGACGGGCCtgcggaggcggaggcggggcCGGGGTCCGCGCCGCTGccgttctggggctggagagccgGAGTGGGCGCCGCCGGCCGCGAGCTCGGGACGTAGGTACGCGGGCGTCCGGGGTGGTCCGGCGGCCAACGACTTCCGCGGGTCCGGCCGGACGGCCAGCTCAGCAGCCAGCAGcccggcccgccctcctcccccacGCGGCCGGCCCAGCTGGGAGCCGGCAGCCCGGCTCTGGTCCCGCGCTCCTGGCGGCCCGGCGGAGGGCAATCCGGCCCCGCTGCTGTTTGCTCTCGACCTTTGCTTGCACGACGcgcggctgctgctgctgcccccGGGTCTGCGGGGCAAGGGGACTCCTGTTCCCGTGCTCTTGTCCGCTCCCTCGGTGCCCAGGCTTGTCTCACTCGGTGGAACACAGCCCGCTTgaggtcctcctcctcctcgcccCGCGTTTGGGACCCAGGTTCGAAAGCTCCTGCTCTGGGACCCTGGGACATTCGTTTCTTAATTTGGCATAGCCACGCGTGGCGTGGAGTTTTCTTCCTGCGAAGGGAAGCGAGGGCGGAGGGAGAGTCCAATGGCacgacgaaggaaggaaggatgtttGCTCATCAGATGTGTTCTCGGGATGGAGAACATCCAGCAGGGAGACAGAGGGTCAGGGAGACAGAGCCTGACTGTCCAGCTGGTTACCCGACCAACTTGAGTCGGGTTTCATTCCCGGCGCCACGTGTGGCCTTCTTAGGCCCaggagtcattcttttttttttttttttttttttttttttggtttttgggccacacccgtttgacgctcaggggttactcctggctatgtgctcagaaatcgcccctggcttggggggaccatatgggacgccggggg
This window of the Suncus etruscus isolate mSunEtr1 chromosome 6, mSunEtr1.pri.cur, whole genome shotgun sequence genome carries:
- the LOC126012163 gene encoding E3 ubiquitin-protein ligase RNF113A-like: MAEEATSGKPADEVCPFLLIKPRRKGVAGLRKRPAPGPDSSEGSDGSSDEGHTTVVRPGKKRPLHGPMIQTTRGVGQQKASCGQLSSEEQQARESEGLGVVYKSTRSARPVGPEDMGATAANELHTETQTERDARAVLERGREMREARPGQGDGRVYQGLRHYQTLPRPRQGPVRAPEHLRATVRWDYQPDLCKDYQETGFCGFGDSCKFLHDRSDYKPGWQMERELGEGRYGLCEDENYEVRSDDDEGIPFKCLLCRQPFQAPVVTKCRHYFCESCALQHYRTTSRCYVCDRQTNGVFNPARELTAKLEKRRASGQDQGAPDLPEDPDVGPTLVT